Part of the Thermovenabulum gondwanense genome, ATGTTAGGTTTACAGGGAGTGGAGGGGCAAACAGTATAGCCAGCTTAGCGGATAAGATAATCGCCATGATGGTCCACGAGAAAAGGCGCCTCCCCGATAAGGTCCAATATTTAACCACACCGGCGGGAATGAGGGGGCCCAAAGGAGAGACGAGATTCGATTACGGCCTTTACAGAGGTGGAGAACTGGTGGTGGTTACCGACCTTTGCAAAATGAAGCCCGATCCCGAAACGGGTATACTTTTCCTTGACGAAATTTATCCGGGGATCGATCCGGAATTTGTAAAAGAGAATACGGGATTTAAGCTTGATATTTCGAGGTGCAGAGTTATGGAGCCACCTACGGAAGAAGAGTTGATGATTTTAAGGATGAAGGTTGATCCGGAAAGGATTTATCTGGGAAGAAAGCCAAAAAGAAAAGAATAAGGGTGCAAAAAACGCACCCATTTTTTTTTAAGTTTAATTTACAGGTATAGCAAAAACAAAGCAAATTTTATAAAATGATTATAAGGTATAAAAATTAAATTTAAATTTAGCAAAAGGAAGGTAATAACATGCCCTTTATATTAATGCTTTTATTAATATTTTTTTTCTTCCCGTATTTGATACTCCCCTTTCTAATATTTTTTATAATAGGTTCATTATTTTTACTGCCTTATGTCTTAATTTTCAACTCTTTTTATAATGTTATAACAATCCCCTGGCAGATAATAAAAATTGCCGCGGATAAAAGGGTAAGAAAAAATCACAGCTTAGAGCATGCCACCGTAAATGTGCTGGAGGAAAGATATGGACGAAATTTAAGAATAGGCGGACTTGCTTATTCTAATGGTTTTACCCTATCGGGGCCTGACCTTCCTCCTCCTTACGAAATTTTAGATGCAGCCCGGGAAGGGCTTTTAAGGATGAGACGGGGAGAAATAAATTTAGCTCTACACCCGCGATGCGGAACTTCCATTGCTGCAGCCAATTTTTTATTTTCTCTTGCTTTTGTTATTGTATTAATCTTTTATAAACACTTTAATTTATTAAATATATTAGTAGCTTTTCTTTTAGCAAATATTCTGGCAAAACCTTTTGGAATCATGCTCCAAAAGTTTTTCACCACTCATCCCGATGTAGAGGATGTGGAAATTCTTGATATATACGGACAAGGGCTTGGCTATCCTTTTGAATTCTTTTTAAACCCTAACAGGACTTATTTTATAAAAACCGCCGATGTAAAAAGGGGCTTTAGATTATTTTTATAAGGAGAAGAATATGAAAATAGAGGGCGAAAAAATTGAAGCTATTTTTGTAAAAAGGCTGAATCGATTTGAGGCGCAAGTTTTATTAAACCAAAAAGAGATTACCGCTCACGTTCCAAATAGCGGGAGGCTAAAAGAGCTGTTAATACCCGGAGCGGAAGTAATACTGCTTGAATCAAAAAATAAAAATAGGAAGCATAAATATGATTTAGTATTTGTCAAAAAGGATTTATATTTAATTTCCGTTGATTCCTCAATTCCATCAAAACTTGCCGTTGAAGAAATAAAACGGGGAGCTCTTGCTCCCTTTTTTAAAGAATATAAAAATTTAAAAACAGAAGTCAAATTTAAAGATAGCCGTTTTGATATAGGGCTGGGTAATTCCGAACGCATAGATTATTATTTGGAAGTTAAAGGGGTAACCCTTGTAAAGAATGCGGTAGCTTTTTTCCCGGATGCACCGACAGTAAGGGGAACAAAACATTTAAAACATTTGATTGAAGCCAAAAAAGAAGGTTACGCTGCCGGTGTCCTTTTTATTGTGCAAAGGGAAGACGCAGTAATTTTTTGTCCTAACTGGGAAACGGATAAGGCTTTTTCTGAAGAACTAACCAGAGCTCGGAATGCCGGTGTTGATATATTTGCTTTTAACTGTGAAGTAGGAGTGGATGATATAAAGATAAAGGGAAAAATTAAGGTTTTGTTATAGAGCTACAAAAAATTTGAAAGATGCTTAGCAACAAAATTTTTATTGTTATGTACATTTTTAAAAACTAATTTACATTTATGTACATGATTTCTGCAAGATGTCTAAACACCTCTCCTATGGATTCGTGAATTACAAGGTCTGCATACCTGTCCCAGGGGGTTTCTTCTTTGTTGATGATGACCAATTTTTTGGAAAAGGAAGGGAGATCCGCTACGGGGTAAACCTGAAGGCTGCTTCCCACCACCACTAAGAGCTCACATCCCTCCATATCTTCAAGGGCTTTTAAATAATCCTTTCCCATGGGGTCTTCAAACAAAACCACGTCAGGCCTGAGCATGCCGCCACAGTTGCTGCATTTGGGAGGATTTATGCCGGAAAAGTACTGGCCAGACATCTCTTCAAAGGGAAAGGTTTTCTTGCATTCAATACAATGACAGGTCCTTAAATGCCCGTGCACCTCTCTTACCCTTTTCGACCCAGCTTTAATATGCAAACCATCGATATTTTGAGTGATTACTGTTTGTATGTATCCCATTTCTTCAAGCTTTGCTATTACCTTATGAGCAATATTTGGTTGTGCATTAACGTATTTTGTCCAGGTGGGTATATTAAAATCAAAGAACTTTTTTGGATCCGTCATAAGCGCTGTTACACTGACGTATTTCATAGGGTCAAATCTTTCCCATAGCCCCGTGCCCTTGCTCCGGTAATCGGGGATACCACTTTCGGTGCTAATTCCTGCCCCCGTCAATACATTATTTTTTTTGTTCTCTGTTAAGAGCTCTTTTAAGGCCTCTATTTTTTCATTAAAACATTGAAGGTTTTGTATCATGACTCTCCTTCCTTTCATAAATATTATCATCTTTATTTAAGATATATTATATATAAAAAAACGTTCTTATAAATACTTCAAAAACTTATAGTATCAGAGACCCATCCGTTAAGGATATTACGCTTTTCAGTGATATGGAACAAAAAATACTGTATACATATAGTGTTATAGAAGG contains:
- a CDS encoding NAD-dependent protein deacylase; translation: MKGRRVMIQNLQCFNEKIEALKELLTENKKNNVLTGAGISTESGIPDYRSKGTGLWERFDPMKYVSVTALMTDPKKFFDFNIPTWTKYVNAQPNIAHKVIAKLEEMGYIQTVITQNIDGLHIKAGSKRVREVHGHLRTCHCIECKKTFPFEEMSGQYFSGINPPKCSNCGGMLRPDVVLFEDPMGKDYLKALEDMEGCELLVVVGSSLQVYPVADLPSFSKKLVIINKEETPWDRYADLVIHESIGEVFRHLAEIMYINVN
- the sfsA gene encoding DNA/RNA nuclease SfsA, whose protein sequence is MKIEGEKIEAIFVKRLNRFEAQVLLNQKEITAHVPNSGRLKELLIPGAEVILLESKNKNRKHKYDLVFVKKDLYLISVDSSIPSKLAVEEIKRGALAPFFKEYKNLKTEVKFKDSRFDIGLGNSERIDYYLEVKGVTLVKNAVAFFPDAPTVRGTKHLKHLIEAKKEGYAAGVLFIVQREDAVIFCPNWETDKAFSEELTRARNAGVDIFAFNCEVGVDDIKIKGKIKVLL
- a CDS encoding DUF6391 domain-containing protein; translated protein: MPFILMLLLIFFFFPYLILPFLIFFIIGSLFLLPYVLIFNSFYNVITIPWQIIKIAADKRVRKNHSLEHATVNVLEERYGRNLRIGGLAYSNGFTLSGPDLPPPYEILDAAREGLLRMRRGEINLALHPRCGTSIAAANFLFSLAFVIVLIFYKHFNLLNILVAFLLANILAKPFGIMLQKFFTTHPDVEDVEILDIYGQGLGYPFEFFLNPNRTYFIKTADVKRGFRLFL